Genomic window (Streptomyces liliiviolaceus):
CCGCGATCGTGGTGACCGAGGCGGGCGGCTCCTTCACCGGCCTCGACGGCCGCCCGGGCCCGCACAGCGGCGACGCGGCGGCCTCGAACGGCATCCTCCACGACGAGCTGCTGGGGTACCTGAACCAGCGCTACTAGCCGGACACGCGCCCCGAACCAGCCACGTACGCCCCCTTGTTGACCCTCCCTTTAACTGCGACTCTGAGAGTTCCCCCACTTGTGAACTTGTGAATTCGTTAACGAACGGATTCGTAGGAGGTGGCTCGGTCCATGCTCGTCCGCGACGCCATGAGCACGGTGGTCCTCACCATCGGCCCCGCCCACACACTCCGGAAGGCTTCCGCCCTGATGGCCGCGCGCCGCATCGGCGCGGCGGTGGTCCTCGATCCCGACGGCACCGGGATCGGCATCCTCACCGAGCGCGACATCCTCAACTCCGTCGGCCTGGGCCAGAACCCGGACACCGAGCGGGCGCACGCGCACACGACCACCGACGTGGTGTTCGCGGCCCCGACCTGGACGCTGGAGGAGGCCGCCCGGGCGATGGCCCACGGCGGCTTCCGGCATCTCATCGTCCTCGACCGCGGCGAACCGGTCGGCATCGTCTCGGTCCGCGACATCATCCGCTGCTGGGCGCCGCTGCGTCAGCCCGCCCCGGCCTGAGAGCCCCGACGGGCTCCGAGCGGGCGGCGGCACAGGGGTGAGCGGGCCGGCTCCCCGGTACGGGGGAATCCGGCCCGCTCTCTACGGCAAGCGATCCAGTGCTGGTGTCAGCCGCGCAGGGCCTGGACCGCGGCGTCCAGCCGCTTGCCGAAGTCCTCGTCGGCCTGACGGAAGTTGCCGATCGCCCGCGCGGCGATGTCGTCGCGCGAGACCTCGGCGATGAACCCCGCCAGGTTGCCGATCAGCCGCTCCCGCTCGGCCTCGGACATCAGACGGTAGAGATCGCCCGCCTGTACGAAGTCGTTGTCCTCGGCGTGGGCGGGCGCCTCGCCGTTGCCGGTGACGCCGGTGACGGGAAGGGGCTGCCACAGCGGCCGGTCCGTCTGGACGGGCCCGCCGAAGCTGTTGGGCTCGTAGTTCTTCGCGCCCTTGTGACGGCCGTCGTACAGGAAGCCGTCACGGGAGTTGGTACGCGCCTCGGTGGCGTGCGGACGGTTCACCGGCAGATGGTCGGCGTTGACGCCGACGCGGTAGCGGTGGGCGTCGCCGTACGCGAAGAGGCGGCCCTGGAGCATCTTGTCGGGCGAGGGCCCGATGCCCGGCACGAAGTGCGCGGGGCTGAAGACGCTCTGCTCGACCTCGGCGAAGATGTTCTCCGGGTTGCGGTCCAGCTCCAGCTTCCCGATCTCGATCGGCGGGTAGTCCTCGTGCGGCCACACCTTGGTGAGGTCGAACGGGTTGAAGCGGTAGGCCGCCGCGTCGGCCGCCGGCATGATCTGCACCTGCACCGTCCAGGACGGGAAGTCGCCGCGCTCGATCGACTCCCGCAGATCGCGCTGGTGCGAGTCGGGGTCGAGCCCCGAGACCCGCACCGCCTCCTCGGTCGTCAGGTTCTTGATGCCCTGGTCGGTCTTGAAGTGGTACTTGACCCAGAAGACCTCGCCGGCCTCGTTGTTCCACTGGTAGGTGTGCGAGCCGTACCCGTTCATGTGGCGGTACGAGGCCGGGATGCCGCGGTCGCCGAAGAGCCAGGTCACCTGGTGGGTGGACTCGGGCGACAGCCCCCAGAAGTCCCACACGTTGTCGGCTTCCTGCGAGCCCGTGTACGGGTCGCGCTTCTGCGTGTGGATGAAGTCGGGGAACTTGATGGCGTCCTTGACGAAGAACACCGGGGTGTTGTTGCCGACGAGGTCGTAGTTGCCCTCCTCGGTGTAGAACTTCAGCGCCCAGCCGCGCGGGTCACGGACGGCGTCGGCCGAGCCGAGGTTGCCGGCCACGGTGGAGAAGCGCAGAAAGGTCTCGGTCCGCTTGCCGACCTCGGAGAGGAACGCGGCACGCGTGTAGCCGGTGACATCGGCGGTGACGGTGAACGTGCCGTAGGCGCCGGCGCCCCGGGCGTGCACGACCCGCTCCGGAATGCGCTCGCGGTTGAAGTGCGCGAGCTTCTCCAGCAGGAGCTGGTCCTGGACGAGGACCGGGCCGCCGATGCCCGCGGTCTCGCTGTTCTGGTTGTCGGCCACCGGCGCGCCGGCCTCCGTCGTAAGCGGTCCCTGCGTCACGTGCGCCTCCTGGTTCCTGTGCCAAAGTCGAGATCGATCCTACAATGGACATTGTCTAAGTCAAGCCAAGCTCCAAAGTCACACTTGTTCGGGTTCTGGTCCAGCAGGCTGTTAAGCTGTGCGTATGAGCGACCTGTTGGAACGACTGCGCGGACGCGGCTGGCGCATGACCGCGCAGCGGCGCGTCGTGGCCGAGGTCCTGAACGGGGATCACGTCCACCTGACGGCCGACGAGGTGCACGCGCGCGCCGTGGTGCGACTCCCGGAGATCTCCCGGGCGACCGTCTACAACACCCTGGGCGAGCTGGTCTCGCTCGGCGAGGTGCTGGAGGTCGCCACGGACAAGCGCGCCAAGCGGTACGACCCGAACGCCCACCGGCCGCACCACCACCTGGTCTGCGCCCAGTGCGGCGCGATCAAGGACGTGCACCCGGACGGCAACCCGCTGGCGGACCTCCCCGACTCCGAGCGCTTCGGCTTCACGGTGTCGAACGTAGAGGTGACGTACCGAGGCCTCTGCCCGAACTGCGCGGCAGCCTGAGCGGGACTCCCGGCCCCTGGCTGCCGGGAGCACGCACAACACCGAGGGCCCGGAACCAATGATCTGGTTCCGGGCCCTCGGTCTTCAGTAGCGGGGACAGGATTTGAACCTGCGACCTCTGGGTTATGAGCCCAGCGAGCTACCGAGCTGCTCCACCCCGCGGCGATGTCTGAACATTACGCCACCCCGACCGACCAGCGCAAATCACTATTCCGACGGCTCCATTCAGCCCGTCCGCGAATTATTTAGCCCGTCCGGCGCTTGAGGACGAGCGCGAAGCGCGACAGGGGGGCAAGGGGGCGAAGCCCCCATACGTGGACGGGAACGGGAAGGGGCGGCGGGGGCGAAAACCCCACCCCGCCACCCCTTCCCCCTCTCCCCCCCGCCCGGAGGGCTCACGCGGACAACTCCTGCCGCAAAGCATCCCGCAACCGAGCCGCCCGCTCAGAAACCTCCCGAGGCCCGAGCGACACCGCCCGATCGGCCCACCGCTGCCCCTCCGCCAGCTCCCCCCGACGCGCGTAGACGAGGGCGAGCCGCAACGCCGCCCGCCCATGCCCCGCATCGGCGGCCCGGGCCCACCACAGCGCGGCCTCCGGCTCGCTCCCCTCCCGCGCCAGCAGCAGCCCGAGATTGAACGCCCCGTTCCGCGACCCCGCCTCGGCCGCCTCCCGGTACCACCGGGCGGCCTCCACGACGTCCCCGCGCGCGGACGCGAGCATCCCCACCCGCACCTGGGCCCGCCGATGCCCCTGGGACGCGGCCCGCTCGTACCACTCCTCGCACTCGCTCTTCTCGGTGGCCGGCTCCCCCAGCTCGTGTTCGGGCGCGGGCGGGCGCCGCGCGTCGAGCACGGTCGCCAGCCGGTAGGCCCCCTCCGCGCTGCCGCCTCCCGCGGCGCACCTGAGGTGCCGCTCGGCGGCCGACTCGTCGCCGTCCCGGAGCCGGGCGATGCCGACCTGGAGCGCGGCCTCGGTGTGCCCGGCCGCGGCGGCCCGCTCGTAGCAGCGCAGCGCCGCCGCGTCCTCACCGCGCCCGGCGTGCAGGATGCCGAGGTTGAACGCGGCGTCGACACTGCCGGCCTCGGCGGCCTTGGAGAACCACGGCTCGGCCCCGGCGGCGTCACCGACCTGCAGCAGCAGAATGGCCAGCGCGTTCGCCGCCTCGCGGTGCCCCGCGTACGCCGCCCGCCGGTACCACTGCTCGGCCTGGGCGGTCCGCGACTGCTCGGCGCAGAGCAGCCCGAGGTTGTACGCGCCGTTCACGTCGCCCGCGTCCATCGCGGCCCGGTACCACCGCTCGGCGGTCTGCGTCTCGCCCCGCTCCGCGTGCAGCGCGCCCAGGGCGTTGGCGGCGTTCCCGTCGCCGTCCTGGGCGGCGCGCAGCCACCACACGGCCGCGCTCTCGGTGTCGCCCGCGTCCCGCAGCAGGAAGCCGAGCGCGCAGGCGGCCCGCGCCTCACCGTCCTTGGCGGAGGTCAGGTACCAGCGCCCGGCCTCCTTGAGCTCCCCGCGCCTCTCCAGGATCGCCCCGAGGTGCAGCGCGGCCCGGCGGTGGCCGCGCGCGGCGGCCTGCCTGTACCACTGCTCGGCCGCCTCGCCCGCGGCCCCCGCGGTCTCGGAGGCACCGCCGTCGAGGTCGGTCCCGTCCGCCTGCGCGGCCGTCCGGTCGAGTGCGCGCGCGAGCCGGTAGGCCGCCTCGCGGTGTCCTCGCTCGGCGGCGGCACGCATCCAGTCCTCGGCGCGGGGGTCACCGCGGTGCTCCAGGAGATCGGCGAGCGCGTACGCGCCCAGCGAGTGGCCCTGCTCGGCGGACTGGCGCAGCCAGTACTCGGCGGCGGGCTCGTCGCCGCGCTCACGGTGGTGGCGGCCCAGCGCGTGCGCGGCGGCGGCGGAACCGGCGACGGCGGCGATCCGCCACCATCCGGCGGCCTCCTCCGCGTAGCCGCGCTGGTGCAGGAGGACACCGAGGTTGTTGGCGGCGGCCCGGTCGCCGGCCGCGGTGGCAGCGCGCAGCTGCGGCTCGGCTCCGTCGAGATCACCGCGGCGGAGCAGCATGGCTCCGAGGACGCTCATGGCCTCGGCGTCGCCCTCTTGCGCGGCGAGCCGCTGACGAGCCTCCTCCACTGCCTCACCGGTCTCGTCCCGGTCGGAAGGCTGCACAAACCGCCCTGTATCCAACAGAGTTGCCTTGTCCCCCATAACGTCCATCGTCGCACCACCTGCAACCTGGGTACACCTGGTATACCGCAGCCAGTGAGGTCACTTCAGCGTTTTGTCGACATGCCCACAGAGAGACAAGTGAAACACAGTTCCCCCAACTCCCTCCGTCTCGCGCGGCCTTCACCGCGGCAGCACTGGTGAACGAGGAGCGCCTTCGCGCACTCGGCTGACGGTCCGCACACGCAGAAGGACCCGGATCCTGTGAGGATCCGGGTCCTTCAACATCAGTAGCGGGGACAGGATTTGAACCTGCGACCTCTGGGTTATGAGCCCAGCGAGCTACCGAGCTGCTCCACCCCGCGCCGTTGTGTTGAAACCGTACCACGGCGCGAGGGTGGCTCCTGACTCACCTCTGCTCAGCCGCTGTCCGGGCTCTTGCTGCTGCTCGGACTGCTGCCGGGCTTGGCGCTCTCCTCGGTCTTCTTGTCGCCCGAGTCGCCGGCCTTGTCGCTGCCGCCCGCCTTCTTGTCGGCCGCGGCCTGTGCGTCCTCGGCCTTCTTGAGCGCGTCCTCCAGGTCCTTCTGCGCCGTTCCGTACGCCTCCCAGTCGCCCTTCTTGAGGGCTTCCTGGCCCTGGTCGAAGGCCTTCTGGGCGTCGTCGAGCGCTTCCTGGACCGTCGGGTCGCTGGAGGTCGGCGGCGGATTCGTCTCGTCCTCATCCGGCGGTTCGGCGGTCGAACCCTCCGCTCCGAAGACCTTGTCGAGCGCCTGCCCCAGCGTGTCCTCGAAGGCCGTCGCGCCTCCGTAGGTCACGAGCACCTTCCGCAGCAGGGGGTACTTCAGTCCACCACCGCGTACGTAGACGGGCTCCACGTAGAGCAGTCCGCCGTCGAGCGGCACCGTCAGCAGGTTGCCGTACTCGACTTCCGAGTCACCACCTCTGAGGAGCCTGATGGACTCGGCGATGGACGGCTCGGAGTTGAACTGGCTCTGCACCCGTTTCGGTCCGTCGACCGTTCTGCCGGTGGGCAGTTTGAGAATGTTGATCTTGCCGTAGTCGCTCGTGCCGGCTTCGGCGTTGACCGACATGAAGGCGCTCAGGTTGTCCCGGCCGTTCGGAGTGAGCGTCGTCGTCAGGGAGAACGCCTGCGACTCCTCCCCCGGCATCTTCATGCTGAGGTAGTACGGCGGCACCGCGTTGCCCGACTTGTTCGTCGGGTCGTCCGGCACCTGCCACACCTCGCTGCCGCTGAGGAACGTCTCGGCGTCCTTCACGTGGTAGCGGGTCAGCAGCTCGCGCTGGACCTTGAACAGGTCCTGCGGGTACCGCAGATGATCCATGAGGGCCTGCGGGATGTCGCCCTTCGGCTTCACCGTCCCGGGGAAGGCCTTCTTCCAGGTCTTCAGGACCGGGTCCTTGGTGTCCCACTCGTAGAGCGTGACCTTGCCGGTGTACGCGTCGACGGTCGCCTTCACCGAGTTGCGGATGTAGTTGACCTGGTTCTGCTGGGCCACCACCGCCCGCTGGTTGTTGGCGGCGGTCAGCGAGTCGGCCGTCGTGTCCCCGAGCGTGGTGCGCGAGGCGTACGGGTAGCCGTTCGTCGTCGTGTACGCGTCGACGATCCACTCGATCTTGTTGCCGACGACCGCGGGGTAGGCGTCGCCGTCGATGGTCAGCCAGGGGGCCACCGCCTCGACGCGCTCCTTGGGCGTGCGGTTGTAGAGGATCCTCGAACCCTCGCCGATCGCTCCGGAGTAGAGGATCTGCGGCTCGCTGAACGCCACCGCGTACGCCGCCCGGTTGACCGGGTTCGAGAGGTTGACCCCGCTCTTGCCCTTGTAGCTGGTCGTCTTCTCGCCGGTGTCGTCGGAGTAGTCGATCTCCTTCTGCGGACCGCCGACGATCGAGTACTGGCTGGTCTTCTCGCCGTAGTAGATCCGCTGCTGGTACTCACCGAGGTCGCCCTTGGACGGCAGGTCGTACTCGGTGAACTCGGGGCGTCCCTCGGAGTCGGCGGTGGTGCCCTTGGCCGCGACCACTCCGAAGCCGTGCGTGTAACGGAAGTGGTTGTTGATCCAGTTGCTCTTCGGGATGCCCTGCAGGTTCAGCTCGCGCAGACCGATGACGGTGTCCTGGTCCTTGCCGTCCTTGCTGTAGCGGTCGACGTCGAGGTTCGACGGGAACGCGTAGTAATTACGGACCTGCTGGAGCTGCTGGAACGTGGGCGAGACGACGTTCGGGTCCAGGAGCCTGATGCTCGCGGCGCCGTCGGCGTCGTCGCGCAGCTTGGTCTTGTCCTTGGTCGTGCTCGTGCCCGCGTACTCGGTGACCTCGGTGCCCGTGATGCCGTACGCGTCGCGGGTCGCCTTGAGGTTCTTCTCGACGTACGGCGCTTCCTTGGCCTGCTCGTTCGGCTGGACCTGGAACTTCTGCACGATCGCCGGGTACAGACCGCCGATGAGGATCGCGGAGAGCACCATCAGGCCGAAGCCGATGACGGGCAGCTGCCAGGTGCGCCGCCACAGGGTGGCGAAGAACAGCAGGGCGCAGATGACCGCGATGCAGAAGAGGATCGTCTTGGCCGGCAGGTAGGCGTTGGCGTCGACGTACCTCAGGCCCGTCCAGTTGCCGGTCGCCTTGAAGTCGCTGGACTTCACCGCAAGGCCGTACCGGTCGAGCCAGTACGCCACCGCCTTCAGCGCGACGAAGATGCCCAGCAGCACCGAGAGATGGCCGGTGGCCGCCGCCGTGGCGCGCGCTCCGGGGCTGGTGACGCGCAGTCCGCCGTACAGGTAGTGCGTCAGCGCCGCGGCGATCAGGGAGAGGATCGCGGCCGCGAAGCCGAAGCCCAGCATGAAGCGGTACCAGGGCAGGTCGAAGGCGTAGAAGGACACGTCGAGGTGGAACTGGGGGTCCTTCTGGTCGAAGGGCACTCCGTTCACCCACATGAGCCACGTACGCCACTGGCCGGCCGCGGAGGCTCCCGCGATCAGCCCGACCAGCGAGGTGATCCCGAGAAGAATCCACTTCTTGTACGGGGCCACGCTCATCCGGTACCGGTCGAGGCTCTGCTGCTCCATCGACATGGCGCTGAGCGGCGGCCTCAGACGGTGGGCCAGCCAGATGTTCACGCCGACGGCCACGGCCATCAGCAGTCCGAAGACGAAGAACAGACCGATCTTGGTCCACAGCGTGGTCGTGAAGACCGACGAGTACTTCACCGACCGGTACCAGAGCCAGTCCGTCCAGAACCCCGCGAACATGACGAAGGCCATGGCCAGCACGGCCAGTACGCCCAGTGTCATGAGCAGGGTCCGGACGCGCCGGGACGGTCGGCCCACTCTCATCCGCGGCCCTGTCGGGCCTCCGCCGCGGTCCGGCATCTGGAAAGCCAAGGTGCGCACCTCGAAGTTCGCTGTTGGAATCTGGGGGCCCTGCAAACGCCGGGCCCCATCTATGCAACTTACTAATGCTTTACTCGGTTCCCGGTTCGGGGGCCGAACGAGGCAGGATTGTGACCATGTCCAACACCGCCTCCTCAGGCACCCCCATGGCGGCCGGGCCGCTCACCCGCGCCGCGCTCGAAATCGACGAGTACGTCGCGGGGCTCGGCTGGGACCAGCCCGCCCGGCTCTTCGCCCTGGTCGACACCGGCAGACTGCGTTCTCAGGAACCCGGACTCGCCGAGCGGCTGGGTCTGACCGAAGACGTGCCCGACGGCACCCTCACCCCTATCGAGCAGGAGGAAATTCCCGCGGGCAGCCCGCTGGACGAGTTCCTGGGCACCATCGCCTGGCCGGACTCCGTGGTCGGCTGCGCGCTGTCCGTGGAGCGGCTGATGCTGCCGCCGTCCGCGGAGGCGTCCGTACCGGACGGCCTCGACGAGAAGCGGCTGGCGAAGTGGGTCGCCGAGCACCCGGAGCGCCAGGAGGTCCGGATGACCGTCGCCGTGCTGCGGGGCGGGAAGCGCGAATCGGCGCTGCGGCTGCGCGAGAAGGACTCGGCGAACGACGTGCTCACCGGCTCCGACCTGGTCCCGGGACTGGCCGACGCGCTCACGGCGACGTTCGCGGCGTAGTCCGGGCGTCCGCGGCCTGCCGGTGTGCCCGGACCCGGTGTCCTAGGCGCATTTCGGCAGGCCGTCCGTGTCGCCGCCACGGATGTCCTTGAGGGCGCTCACCGCGTCGTCGATGGTGTCGACCTTGACGAGCGTGAGCCCGTCGGGGACGTCACGGGCGGCGGCCGCGCAGTTGTCCTTGGGCGTCAGGAAGTACTGGGCGCCCTTGGCGCGGGCGCCGACGGTCTTCATCTCGATACCGCCGATCGGGCCCACCTTGCCGTCGTCGGTGATCGTGCCGGTGCCGGCGACGAACTTGCCGCCGGTGAGGCTCCCCGGGGTCAGCTTGTCGACGATGCCGAGGGCGAACATCAGACCGGCGCTGGGGCCGCCCACGTCGGCGAGCTTGATGTCGATGGTGAACGGGAAGGTGTGGTCGGTCCCGGCCGAGATGCCGACGATCGCACGGTCCTCGCCGCTGTCGTCGGACTTGGCGGTGGTGATCGTGATGTCCTCGGTCCTGGTCGCCGTCTTCTTCTGCTTCTCGGCGGCGGCCTGTTCCTTGGCGGGCACGATCGTGAAGACGACCTTCTCGCCGGCCTTGTGCTTGGTGACCAGCTTCGCGACGTCGTCGTACGCCTTCACCGC
Coding sequences:
- a CDS encoding CBS domain-containing protein, yielding MLVRDAMSTVVLTIGPAHTLRKASALMAARRIGAAVVLDPDGTGIGILTERDILNSVGLGQNPDTERAHAHTTTDVVFAAPTWTLEEAARAMAHGGFRHLIVLDRGEPVGIVSVRDIIRCWAPLRQPAPA
- a CDS encoding catalase gives rise to the protein MTQGPLTTEAGAPVADNQNSETAGIGGPVLVQDQLLLEKLAHFNRERIPERVVHARGAGAYGTFTVTADVTGYTRAAFLSEVGKRTETFLRFSTVAGNLGSADAVRDPRGWALKFYTEEGNYDLVGNNTPVFFVKDAIKFPDFIHTQKRDPYTGSQEADNVWDFWGLSPESTHQVTWLFGDRGIPASYRHMNGYGSHTYQWNNEAGEVFWVKYHFKTDQGIKNLTTEEAVRVSGLDPDSHQRDLRESIERGDFPSWTVQVQIMPAADAAAYRFNPFDLTKVWPHEDYPPIEIGKLELDRNPENIFAEVEQSVFSPAHFVPGIGPSPDKMLQGRLFAYGDAHRYRVGVNADHLPVNRPHATEARTNSRDGFLYDGRHKGAKNYEPNSFGGPVQTDRPLWQPLPVTGVTGNGEAPAHAEDNDFVQAGDLYRLMSEAERERLIGNLAGFIAEVSRDDIAARAIGNFRQADEDFGKRLDAAVQALRG
- a CDS encoding Fur family transcriptional regulator: MSDLLERLRGRGWRMTAQRRVVAEVLNGDHVHLTADEVHARAVVRLPEISRATVYNTLGELVSLGEVLEVATDKRAKRYDPNAHRPHHHLVCAQCGAIKDVHPDGNPLADLPDSERFGFTVSNVEVTYRGLCPNCAAA
- a CDS encoding tetratricopeptide repeat protein, which codes for MDVMGDKATLLDTGRFVQPSDRDETGEAVEEARQRLAAQEGDAEAMSVLGAMLLRRGDLDGAEPQLRAATAAGDRAAANNLGVLLHQRGYAEEAAGWWRIAAVAGSAAAAHALGRHHRERGDEPAAEYWLRQSAEQGHSLGAYALADLLEHRGDPRAEDWMRAAAERGHREAAYRLARALDRTAAQADGTDLDGGASETAGAAGEAAEQWYRQAAARGHRRAALHLGAILERRGELKEAGRWYLTSAKDGEARAACALGFLLRDAGDTESAAVWWLRAAQDGDGNAANALGALHAERGETQTAERWYRAAMDAGDVNGAYNLGLLCAEQSRTAQAEQWYRRAAYAGHREAANALAILLLQVGDAAGAEPWFSKAAEAGSVDAAFNLGILHAGRGEDAAALRCYERAAAAGHTEAALQVGIARLRDGDESAAERHLRCAAGGGSAEGAYRLATVLDARRPPAPEHELGEPATEKSECEEWYERAASQGHRRAQVRVGMLASARGDVVEAARWYREAAEAGSRNGAFNLGLLLAREGSEPEAALWWARAADAGHGRAALRLALVYARRGELAEGQRWADRAVSLGPREVSERAARLRDALRQELSA
- a CDS encoding UPF0182 family membrane protein, with the translated sequence MPDRGGGPTGPRMRVGRPSRRVRTLLMTLGVLAVLAMAFVMFAGFWTDWLWYRSVKYSSVFTTTLWTKIGLFFVFGLLMAVAVGVNIWLAHRLRPPLSAMSMEQQSLDRYRMSVAPYKKWILLGITSLVGLIAGASAAGQWRTWLMWVNGVPFDQKDPQFHLDVSFYAFDLPWYRFMLGFGFAAAILSLIAAALTHYLYGGLRVTSPGARATAAATGHLSVLLGIFVALKAVAYWLDRYGLAVKSSDFKATGNWTGLRYVDANAYLPAKTILFCIAVICALLFFATLWRRTWQLPVIGFGLMVLSAILIGGLYPAIVQKFQVQPNEQAKEAPYVEKNLKATRDAYGITGTEVTEYAGTSTTKDKTKLRDDADGAASIRLLDPNVVSPTFQQLQQVRNYYAFPSNLDVDRYSKDGKDQDTVIGLRELNLQGIPKSNWINNHFRYTHGFGVVAAKGTTADSEGRPEFTEYDLPSKGDLGEYQQRIYYGEKTSQYSIVGGPQKEIDYSDDTGEKTTSYKGKSGVNLSNPVNRAAYAVAFSEPQILYSGAIGEGSRILYNRTPKERVEAVAPWLTIDGDAYPAVVGNKIEWIVDAYTTTNGYPYASRTTLGDTTADSLTAANNQRAVVAQQNQVNYIRNSVKATVDAYTGKVTLYEWDTKDPVLKTWKKAFPGTVKPKGDIPQALMDHLRYPQDLFKVQRELLTRYHVKDAETFLSGSEVWQVPDDPTNKSGNAVPPYYLSMKMPGEESQAFSLTTTLTPNGRDNLSAFMSVNAEAGTSDYGKINILKLPTGRTVDGPKRVQSQFNSEPSIAESIRLLRGGDSEVEYGNLLTVPLDGGLLYVEPVYVRGGGLKYPLLRKVLVTYGGATAFEDTLGQALDKVFGAEGSTAEPPDEDETNPPPTSSDPTVQEALDDAQKAFDQGQEALKKGDWEAYGTAQKDLEDALKKAEDAQAAADKKAGGSDKAGDSGDKKTEESAKPGSSPSSSKSPDSG
- a CDS encoding PPA1309 family protein, with protein sequence MSNTASSGTPMAAGPLTRAALEIDEYVAGLGWDQPARLFALVDTGRLRSQEPGLAERLGLTEDVPDGTLTPIEQEEIPAGSPLDEFLGTIAWPDSVVGCALSVERLMLPPSAEASVPDGLDEKRLAKWVAEHPERQEVRMTVAVLRGGKRESALRLREKDSANDVLTGSDLVPGLADALTATFAA
- a CDS encoding YlbL family protein → MPRRTATMLASTLMLIALLCAGVFINVPYSEMSPGPTVNTLGEHDGEPVLQISGRKTYPTSGHLNMTTVRVTSADYNMNLVEAVYGWLAHDNKVVPHDTLYPNGKTEEQSTQENAEEFSQSQESAKVAALKEIGIPVKSWVIVSTVVKDTPAEGRLHAGDVIKAVDGTAVKAYDDVAKLVTKHKAGEKVVFTIVPAKEQAAAEKQKKTATRTEDITITTAKSDDSGEDRAIVGISAGTDHTFPFTIDIKLADVGGPSAGLMFALGIVDKLTPGSLTGGKFVAGTGTITDDGKVGPIGGIEMKTVGARAKGAQYFLTPKDNCAAAARDVPDGLTLVKVDTIDDAVSALKDIRGGDTDGLPKCA